One window from the genome of Bradyrhizobium xenonodulans encodes:
- a CDS encoding ABC transporter substrate-binding protein, protein MRFTTLLGILAGASTLWFTPAQAADEIVIGFATAASGFMQAYDKPAQDAALIRIDEINKAGGLLGKKIKPVFADTKTDQAEGAKAGLTVLDQGADLVIVSCDYDFGAPAALQAQAAGKVSFFLCAESIKAGIPGVGPFSFSASVLAAVQGATMAEWAYNKKNARNFYRLLDSWTVYNKGICDGFDWQMPHLKEAKLVGSDTFKNDDASIASQITRIKSLPKEPDAIMLCTMMPGAVSAIKQIRAAGIKSMILNGSGVDGSYWLNATPDLSNFYVPVQGSVYGDDPNPKVNEFNKKYKEVTGGDPSSQYVYPGYVLIDVWAKAVERAKSTDAAAVVAALEKMNNEPTLFGPRTFSKDLHHQNQGRYLIVDTEAGKPRVIDQWTISEKIPVDYLVSK, encoded by the coding sequence ATGCGTTTCACGACATTACTCGGCATTCTGGCTGGAGCATCCACGCTCTGGTTCACGCCGGCCCAGGCGGCCGACGAGATCGTCATCGGCTTTGCCACCGCGGCATCCGGGTTCATGCAGGCCTATGACAAGCCGGCGCAGGATGCGGCCCTGATCCGGATCGACGAGATCAACAAGGCCGGTGGCCTGCTCGGCAAGAAGATCAAGCCCGTCTTCGCCGACACCAAGACCGACCAGGCAGAAGGTGCCAAGGCTGGCCTTACGGTGCTCGACCAGGGCGCCGACCTCGTCATCGTTTCCTGCGATTATGATTTCGGTGCGCCGGCGGCACTCCAGGCGCAGGCGGCCGGCAAGGTCTCGTTCTTCCTCTGCGCCGAATCGATCAAGGCCGGCATTCCCGGCGTCGGGCCGTTCTCCTTCTCCGCCTCGGTGCTGGCGGCCGTACAGGGCGCGACCATGGCGGAATGGGCCTACAACAAGAAGAATGCCCGCAACTTCTATCGGCTGCTCGACAGCTGGACCGTCTACAACAAGGGCATTTGCGACGGCTTCGACTGGCAGATGCCCCACCTGAAGGAGGCCAAGCTCGTCGGCAGCGACACCTTCAAGAACGACGATGCCTCGATCGCATCGCAGATCACGCGCATCAAGAGCCTGCCGAAGGAGCCGGACGCGATCATGCTGTGCACGATGATGCCGGGCGCCGTATCCGCCATCAAGCAGATCCGCGCCGCCGGCATCAAGTCGATGATCCTGAACGGCTCCGGCGTCGACGGCAGCTACTGGCTGAACGCCACGCCGGACCTGTCGAACTTCTACGTCCCGGTGCAGGGTTCGGTCTATGGCGACGATCCGAACCCGAAGGTCAACGAGTTCAACAAGAAGTACAAGGAAGTCACCGGCGGTGATCCGTCGAGCCAGTATGTCTATCCGGGCTACGTCCTGATCGACGTCTGGGCCAAGGCGGTCGAACGCGCCAAGTCGACCGATGCGGCGGCCGTCGTGGCCGCGCTCGAGAAGATGAACAACGAGCCGACGCTGTTCGGACCGCGCACCTTCAGCAAGGACCTGCACCACCAGAATCAGGGCCGCTACCTGATCGTCGACACCGAAGCCGGCAAGCCGCGCGTGATCGATCAGTGGACGATCTCGGAGAAGATTCCGGTCGACTATCTGGTGTCCAAGTAA